The window ATAAACAATCTGGTAGAGGGTTCACGTAAAATGCCTCTTCTGAACGAAACCTATCCATGCCCTTTGTTCCAGAGATGgggccttttctttttcttggagaCCCTTGCCTTTTTCTGTGCAACCAACATAAAGAAACAAGTACAAACTTAGTGAAAAATTTTGGCAAATTTACCATACTACATGATCCAGTTATTGGGGGTTCTTCAACAGATTATACAGACCACTTTTGACAGGTATCAAGGGGTAAGGAGGTCAAAAGAATCTTCTTCCTCTAGTAGCTTAAAGATCAAGGTTCAACCATGTGGGCTGCTATTATTGCAGAAATAAGGATCACTCAAGACTAAGAGAAGTAACCAGACCTTCCCAGCTTCCCCTAATCTAAAGTGAAAAGCTCTCATATTTTCCTCTTCAATATCCAAAAATGAACCTACAGATGAATAAGTGGCTTCTGTTCTCAAGCACCAGAATGAATGATGCAAAACCCACCATAAGTTCAGTGTGACAAAAGGAAATAACCGACGAAATAAGATGTCATGATCCACTGATTACAAAGGGTGCTTAGAGAGGCTTCGGTCATCATGGAAACTTACAATAATCTAATTAATCATCTTTGAGTGAAATATCTTCCAAGAACTCCAGTGGAGGTCAGGACAGCCTCACCCAAGAACAGGCAACTCAAACCAACCCAAAAAGCCTTAATCCCAATGACTCATAATCAGAAATCCCATAGAATGATTCAAGACATAAATGCCCATTtcattaccaaaaaaaaaaaaaattgtagccTGCCATTATTCATTATGACTATAACAGAGGAATCTTCATGTAGACATACCTTTTTCTGTGCAGttccataattttatttgataggtTTTTGCCTTCTTTCAGGGATCCCCGCTCAATTTTGTCAAACAGATGAACAAGAGCTTTCCTGATGTACAAACCACACAAACAATTTCAATAAGTAGTGACATTGGGAGCATGATTAGTAAATAGGAAGTTACTAAAATCTGGGATGAGCTCAAAAAACAATCTTGCCTGTCAGGAGAAATTGTTTTCCTGTGTCCCAAAAAACGACGATGACCCTCAACTGCTCTTGCCATGTTTCCAGAGTACGAAGGAATAAATACATCACTTTCAACTGATACAATATAATCAAGTGCAGCCATCTGAGATGCATGATTAGCAAACGGTTCAAGCTCATCAATGGATGCCAGTTTTTCCTGAAACCAATCTTAAGATGTGAATCAATATGACAAACAACCTCGTTTGTAGCTTTGGACAAGCTAATGTCACTGACGCCAAGGGTTGGCagagaagaagataaaaaaatgtgaatcaGTAGGGTAACATCAACTGAAAACATCTCAAACCAAAATTCCATGTGGATACATGCATACAATGGGCACATGCACATGCAAAAGGCACACAGACACATGCACAACCCACTCACACACAggcacaaaaggaaaaaatttgaGACATACAGAAAGCGTAGATACAAGAAGCAGTCATACAtgaaattttcacaattttagCTACAAGTATAAAACAAAATCAGTTGCTTGCTAAATTAGGTTCACTTTATAGATGGTTCTTAATCATAAAGCTGTTTCGCATCCTTAGATATCTAATCTAGACTACATGTGAAGCAAGGGTGTAGAGATCTCATAGATGTCCATTAACTGTTCAGAGACCTTCTATTTTGGTCATCTAATCTAAGACTTCACATGAGCCAAGGCTGTTGATGGGGTAGATTAGGATCCCTGCCCAATTTTAACTCCCACTTGTTAAACCAGACTTGAGCCCACCACAAATTAGacagtttttctttctttttcttctttataaatatatgCAAGCAGGAAATATATTAACAGCGCCTAGTAAATGGCCACACCAAGAGTAAATTCAGGTTTAAATCACAAGACACATAAATCCAGTGGCCTAGAAGTAGATCCAATAACCCAAGTCAGTTAATATCCAAATCTAGTTATACCTACAATGTTGGTTATGTATCACTTATAATTGCATGTATTTACACCAGATAACCCGATTATTTTGTTACGATAATATATAATGCATACTTAAGAttagattttgatttatgatgCTAGtctattttctcatttatatcaaattagattttaatttgaaagcatCATAACAGTATGTTCAATTGACATACCCAGCCCATGGAAAAGTGCAATCTGAAAGGTATAAGAGAGAAAACTGCCTTCTCCAGGTGATAGGAGTCTCAGCAGGACTTGAACAAGTGATTTCCCAGATAACAGCACTCCTAGGATACATCTGAGCTGCAGTCCACTAGCCTCACTTGCAATTTTTTCCAGTTTTATAAGTACCAGTTTTAAGCTTGACATCTACTTCACAGGTTTGGTATTCATACAACATCAGTTCCTTGTTTTAACAATGCACTAGCAGATGGCACAAGAAATACACATGGCTCTGTTTAATTAGTTAACTTGGTGACTGCAACCATAGTTTATGATTACTTGAGCATTTATGCAACTAAATTGATAAGATTGTAAACTTTTGGAATAAACTTCCATGCCAGATGAATAACTCTGCATACTTCTTAACAATAGTGCTCAATATTCCTCCCAATGTGAGCTCCTTGTAAATTTGAACCTTCACAAGGTTTGCATTTATGCCTTAAATGATTGCAGATGCTCCCAGGTATTCATTGAGTAACAACAAATCACTAAAAAGAAGATATGAAAGAAAAACTGAAGCAtcaaaaataacattaatgacTGCATACCTTGCTCATTAATATGGGATAACGAGATTGCAAATCTGCCATATGAGAATCACCCCCATATATCTCTCCTGCAGCAATATATATGGGAGTGCTAGATGGGTATCCAAGAGCCATTAGGAAAATTCCAACCTCCTTTGGAGTTAAGGGGCAATACCCTTTGGCTCTCTGTTCCCTGGAATCAATACCCTTTACTTTCCAATATGCTGTGTTTTCTCTACaagttagaaataaaataacaataaaaagagTCAGGCAGCATCTCTGATGAAGAACAGTTCATGAAATACATGCATGCATGTTGAATGCAAGTAAACCTTTTTCATTATAAATCAAGCCACAGAACATCTCCTACCTGATCATCCTAAGTTCTTCAGCTTCAGCAGGGGATAAATCATGCGTGCATCCACTAAAAGCCAGCATGTCCTTCTCATATCGTAAATGTAGAGCAATGTAAGGACCATAGGACCTCATTCTATCCACCAACAACTGCAAAACCAATGGAACAATAGACTTAAACAATGAACATTGCATTGCCCACAAGAAAGAATAGCCACTTAGAAGTCAAAtaacttatatttaattatttacttttcccATTGCCTCAATTTGGGGTGCAAAACGGAGGGCTTCATAACAAGCACGACACCTCAGCTTCTGAATGTCTGGAAGCAAGTTATTATTTGCCAGACGAGAATCAGATTTAGCAGCTCTGATAACCTAGGGAAAATGCATTGCATCAGATGATTATATGGACCCAATAAGCAAAACCAGAATGAAACATTTCACCAAATATACCTGATAATCAGCCCACATGCTAGCTATCTCATTCTGATAATAATCTATACCAGACCAGCTTCTAAAATGCTTAACTGCTCTAGGAGCAGTTGCTAGTTCCTTGGGGAGCTTTTTTATGACCTTTACATCATAAGCTAGAGCGCTAATAAAATGATCTTCATCAAAGACATCTGAGAAGTTACTGTCATTCAAATAGATAAAACAAACTATAGCATCAATTTTTTAGCAACTGGACAGAGATATTAAGCATAAAAACAATGAACAACTGGTACCTAGAGTCTTGCCAAAATGACCGCTTATCAAGTTCAGGAATTACAAGAGTGGCATTGATGATGCGGGCTACAGCTACCATGTCACATATCTGCCATTCAAAATTGTGGCTGCTATTCAGCTCCAGATAATAGCCATATGCTTATAATCAGGAAGCATGAAACTGTTCAGGTTTCCAATAGCTTCCTTTCCCAGTTCTATATAATCCCAAAAATGATAAAGTCCATATAGGTTTAGGTCAAATTAAAAGTTGCCACCCATAAACTCCATTAATTTTCCAGTTTAGCACATATCATAAGCACAGGAAGTTTCTCAAACCATAACAACAAAAGTGATTGCTGGGATTCAACAACTACAATCAATTAATGATATAATGGAAGAGTAAGGACTCCTAGCTCCCATCATATTCGTTGTAACAGGTCACTCCACTcagctagaaaaaaaaaagcaagagtAAAATCAAAATGTGTATAAAATAATGACTCTTGATAGGCATATGCCTAAATCAGTAATAAGAACATGTAAACTAAATCACAGGTATTAActaatttcttctccttctatAACATAATGCTCCATTTGATTGCCAAAAAGAGAAGATAAACTTGGAGCAGTGGCTGTTGTATTACAAgttcccttttcttttccacCAGCCTTTAACAAGCAGACAAAGCATTTAGGGGGCAAAATTCTAATAAGTTGGTATTTAAAATAGAAGGGGGATAGACAAAATATATAGTTTGAGTAGCTACTAACAAATAAAGATGAGAGGGAGAGAGTACCAACCCCAGCCCGCATTTGATTGAGCCCACCATTTGTATGAACGAGCAGGTAACCCTGTGACTCTGCAGGAGCTGAAGAAACAATAGGACAATGGGAAATAAGTACACAGGGATTTCATTATGCACACTTCAAGTCCCATTTGGATCTAGGAGAAAGGAACAGAGAGGAAAAGTgctaaaaaaatacataaaatagaTTCTTTCTCAAGCTATTTTTAGcatcttcctttcctttccctcaTCCTTTCCAACACCCAAACAGAGATTAAGGAAAACCATATCTTCCGTACATGTATAGTTTGCACCAGGGTAAACACAGGGCACAAAATCCCGATTTTGTGGAGGCTTCCATAGCTTGTCCAAATCCAAAATCCCACTTGCACCATCCAACTGTCAAGTCTAAAGGAGTGAAAACATGAAAGATACATGATTGCTTTGCATCAACATATACACGTATATCTATGAGACTCAGACCGTAGGACAGTGCAAAAAATCAAACCCATCCTCTCAACAAGCAATGAGTTAAAACAACAACCGATCTCACCTCATAACAGTATATGactaattttttgttgttttttttccctcttttagGCTTCAACAGGTCATGAAAAGAACCATGGAAAGGAAAGGAACATGCTGAAATTGGCTTCCAAAAAGATCCATTTTCTCATAATATTCAgcatttcctttcctttcccatattgttttcaaaatccaAACAAAGCCTAGACATAAGATTAATGAAATTACCTGTCTATTGGTtactaagaagaaaaataacgaaaaaaattacacaaattTTGTATCTTATTTTGCGACATATTGGTTTTCAGTGGAGCTTATTAAGGCCTTCCATGAATAAAAGATTTAAGTTTGGATATTTTCGTTTCCTTATTTTTCCTACATTTCTTGGCCACCAAACGGatcctaaaataattttttttaaaaatggaaaaatgataGAAACACAAAACCTTGCGAGAAGGCAGTGGAGCTTTTGATAAATGGGGTGGAGCCAACTCTTGTACCCATTTTCGCTCGGTGCTCAACCTCTGGAACCCAATTTCATGTTGCTGCAAAAATGAACAACCACAACTTCACCTCAAAATCGATAAACCCTAGCCAAAcccacaaataataaataaattcgaaaaattaaaataaaaagataataacaacatagaaaataaattttcaaaactgcTACCGAATACGATGATCCAAGTTACATAAAGatagataaatttaaaaaagaaaaactaaaaataaaataacatagaGAAGCAAATTTGCAAATGATTAGTGAATACAGTGATATTGTTCCAAATAAAGATCAACAGAtaatattagaattaaaaaaaaaaaaaaaaaaaacgaattcCTTATCACAATAATATATTCAGAGTATAAATGACCCGTTATTTCAAATCTTTGACTGAAATTTTGCCCTCAGAAAATTAGGGAAAAAGATAGTATTCTGAGTTTGGAAAGCATAaggtgaaaaacaaaaataataataataataataaaatgaaaataaaaatgctttaGAAAATCACAGAAGCATGagggaaaaagaaaacctaATCAAGATGCAATTCTTGATATCCtaaacttgaaagaaaaagaaagaagcaatGAAAATGGGGGTAACAGAAAGTGGAGTATAGATGGAATGACCGTGGGTAGCTTATAGGAGTCGGAGAAGTCCGGGACTTTGGATGAAAGGAAAACGTGTACGTGTACAGAGAGCAGAGCCACCGCTGCTATCGAACATATGGCCCCTATCAACAACCTCCTCAGCACCACCAATCCCCTCCACCTGCTTCGTTTCTGcatctttttctctctccacaACTCACTAGAGCATTCCTCTTCAACTTCCTTCCCGTTTTTCTTCCTCCTCCTGTCTGTTCACTGCTGAACGAGTCGGTGGTGGTCTGTTTCGATTTCTTTCTCTCGCGTCCCCCCACCGCGCTCGGCGTTGGTTTAATGCTTTTaggctttcttcttctttttccttttttttctttttttaatgatggGAGAAATTACATCTTCCTTTACAATCAGGAATACACAGGCTAATCAAGTCGCCGAGCCTTTAACCTTCTTGtggtatttatttaatttgattttccatattaaaaattaaatatttgaaaccAATCCAGATATACTTGgtccaatatttattttttaaatatttttaacatgagAATCATGGATTTGTTTTAACGTATACCCAACCGTCAATTAATTTTCTCCATTTGCTAAAAAGCTTGCGGTATATAGCTTTTAGACCTCACAATTTTGTAGGAGTATCCCACGGTCCCACCCAAGTGATAATCAAAGATTAAAATTATAGTCCAGTTTAAAAATCATTGCAAAAAATGTTTTATGGTAAGTAAACTGAATTTAGTTCCCGCGATAGGACGGAAATGTCCAGGGAAAATAATTCGGCAAAAACAAACGAATCTACACACCAAGTCACAGACGGCTCAACAAGACGTCTTGTCGGCATTGGATTCAACTCTACATGATGCAAAGCATTTTGGACGTATGGCGGAATCCTTGGTACAAACAAAATTTATGTAAATTGTGCATAGATTTTGTGAAACCACCGTTATAGTTATGACTTATGACCCTTTGTTATCCTTTGTGTATTACAAAAC is drawn from Vitis riparia cultivar Riparia Gloire de Montpellier isolate 1030 chromosome 18, EGFV_Vit.rip_1.0, whole genome shotgun sequence and contains these coding sequences:
- the LOC117906859 gene encoding O-fucosyltransferase 7 isoform X3, giving the protein MQKRSRWRGLVVLRRLLIGAICSIAAVALLSVHVHVFLSSKVPDFSDSYKLPTQHEIGFQRLSTERKWVQELAPPHLSKAPLPSRKLDGASGILDLDKLWKPPQNRDFVPCVYPGANYTSPAESQGYLLVHTNGGLNQMRAGICDMVAVARIINATLVIPELDKRSFWQDSSNFSDVFDEDHFISALAYDVKVIKKLPKELATAPRAVKHFRSWSGIDYYQNEIASMWADYQVIRAAKSDSRLANNNLLPDIQKLRCRACYEALRFAPQIEAMGKLLVDRMRSYGPYIALHLRYEKDMLAFSGCTHDLSPAEAEELRMIRENTAYWKVKGIDSREQRAKGYCPLTPKEVGIFLMALGYPSSTPIYIAAGEIYGGDSHMADLQSRYPILMSKIGFRKNWHPLMSLNRLLIMHLRWLHLIILYQLKVMYLFLRTLETWQEQLRVIVVFWDTGKQFLLTGKLLFICLTKLSGDP
- the LOC117906859 gene encoding O-fucosyltransferase 7 isoform X1, which translates into the protein MQKRSRWRGLVVLRRLLIGAICSIAAVALLSVHVHVFLSSKVPDFSDSYKLPTQHEIGFQRLSTERKWVQELAPPHLSKAPLPSRKLDGASGILDLDKLWKPPQNRDFVPCVYPGANYTSPAESQGYLLVHTNGGLNQMRAGICDMVAVARIINATLVIPELDKRSFWQDSSNFSDVFDEDHFISALAYDVKVIKKLPKELATAPRAVKHFRSWSGIDYYQNEIASMWADYQVIRAAKSDSRLANNNLLPDIQKLRCRACYEALRFAPQIEAMGKLLVDRMRSYGPYIALHLRYEKDMLAFSGCTHDLSPAEAEELRMIRENTAYWKVKGIDSREQRAKGYCPLTPKEVGIFLMALGYPSSTPIYIAAGEIYGGDSHMADLQSRYPILMSKEKLASIDELEPFANHASQMAALDYIVSVESDVFIPSYSGNMARAVEGHRRFLGHRKTISPDRKALVHLFDKIERGSLKEGKNLSNKIMELHRKRQGSPRKRKGPISGTKGMDRFRSEEAFYVNPLPDCLCHKEPPDMNTSIIIR
- the LOC117906859 gene encoding O-fucosyltransferase 7 isoform X2, with product MQKRSRWRGLVVLRRLLIGAICSIAAVALLSVHVHVFLSSKVPDFSDSYKLPTQHEIGFQRLSTERKWVQELAPPHLSKAPLPSRKLDGASGILDLDKLWKPPQNRDFVPCVYPGANYTSPAESQGYLLVHTNGGLNQMRAGICDMVAVARIINATLVIPELDKRSFWQDSSNFSDVFDEDHFISALAYDVKVIKKLPKELATAPRAVKHFRSWSGIDYYQNEIASMWADYQVIRAAKSDSRLANNNLLPDIQKLRCRACYEALRFAPQIEAMGKLLVDRMRSYGPYIALHLRYEKDMLAFSGCTHDLSPAEAEELRMIRENTAYWKVKGIDSREQRAKGYCPLTPKEVGIFLMALGYPSSTPIYIAAGEIYGGDSHMADLQSRYPILMSKEKLASIDELEPFANHASQMAALDYIVSVESDVFIPSYSGNMARAVEGHRRFLGHRKTISPDRKALVHLFDKIERGSLKEGKNLSNKIMELHRKRQGSPRKRKGPISGTKGMDRFRSEEAFYVNPLPDCLCHKEPPDMNTSIIIR